The following proteins are co-located in the Desulfatitalea tepidiphila genome:
- a CDS encoding cobalt-precorrin 5A hydrolase, with translation MATEPHDIAVWVLTPNGLDLAQRLSRCWTGLNLHCPLRLAGACQHMTVRPFERLIEAVAENFHRYSGHIFIMATGIVVRGIAPVLRHKSVDPAVVVVDDAGRFAISLVAGHIGGANRLAKDVAARLEAVAVITTATDSHGRPAIDALAMEAGLKIENPAAVKAINMALLAGEPVALHDPGAWVAEALGGSALPIVCGAQGWPEEIPQGIFVDDRCPSLPSDLLVLRPPSLVAGIGCNRNTPAEEIVGLLHDVLAAHRLSPLSLAAIASVDLKQDEGGLLSLANTLAVPLVFYSRESLNQVRHVPHPSPMAVKHIGVQSVCEAAALLNAGNVTLIVPKQKSANVTVAVARRPSSWSAPVPATSIIFPSARGKCLPSPTPLSGMAPTST, from the coding sequence ATGGCTACCGAACCGCATGACATCGCCGTCTGGGTCCTGACCCCAAACGGCCTGGACCTGGCGCAACGGCTTTCCCGCTGCTGGACCGGGCTGAATCTCCACTGCCCCCTGCGGTTGGCCGGCGCCTGCCAGCACATGACGGTTCGCCCCTTCGAACGACTGATCGAGGCCGTGGCCGAAAATTTTCACCGTTATAGCGGCCACATATTCATCATGGCCACCGGCATCGTGGTGCGCGGCATTGCCCCCGTGCTGCGGCACAAAAGCGTGGATCCGGCGGTGGTGGTGGTGGATGACGCCGGCCGTTTCGCCATCAGCCTCGTGGCCGGTCATATCGGCGGGGCCAACCGTCTGGCCAAGGACGTGGCCGCGCGGCTGGAGGCGGTTGCGGTGATCACGACGGCCACCGACAGTCACGGCCGGCCGGCCATCGATGCATTGGCCATGGAGGCCGGCTTGAAAATCGAAAACCCGGCCGCCGTCAAGGCGATCAACATGGCCCTGCTGGCCGGCGAGCCTGTTGCGCTGCACGATCCAGGCGCATGGGTGGCAGAAGCGCTGGGGGGCTCGGCGCTCCCCATCGTGTGCGGGGCGCAGGGGTGGCCCGAAGAAATCCCGCAGGGTATCTTCGTGGATGATCGATGTCCGTCCCTGCCGTCGGATCTCCTCGTGTTGAGGCCGCCATCGCTGGTGGCGGGCATCGGATGCAATCGCAACACACCCGCCGAAGAAATTGTGGGTCTGCTGCACGATGTCCTTGCGGCTCACCGTCTGTCGCCGCTCAGCCTGGCCGCCATCGCCTCGGTCGATCTCAAACAGGACGAGGGTGGATTGTTGTCACTGGCGAATACCCTTGCGGTGCCGCTGGTGTTCTATTCCCGGGAATCACTGAACCAGGTCCGCCATGTGCCCCATCCATCGCCCATGGCCGTCAAGCACATAGGAGTCCAAAGCGTATGCGAAGCAGCCGCCCTGCTGAATGCCGGCAACGTGACGTTGATCGTTCCCAAACAAAAGAGCGCCAATGTGACCGTGGCCGTTGCGCGCCGACCCTCTTCGTGGTCGGCACCGGTCCCGGCCACATCGATCATCTTTCCCAGCGCGCGCGGGAAGTGCTTGCCCAGTCCGACACCATTGTCGGGTATGGCACCTACATCGACCTGA
- the cbiE gene encoding precorrin-6y C5,15-methyltransferase (decarboxylating) subunit CbiE gives MNNVYVIGMGVSASDLTEAHLAIIREADLLVGGRRHLDRFKDLPAEKRPIDGRVSETLACIRAAMVHRRVVVLASGDPLLHGIGSRIAEEIGRERVTVLPNVSSIAAAFARIGQSWAGARVVSLHGRDSRFELLAALKSWQPVAVLTDPQRTPGWLAAWLRETGVDHVDMAVFERLGDACEQVGWYPLDQAADRRFAEPNLVVLKPGPECRTIADPLVLGMSEQAYAHEQGLITKAEVRAVTLAKLALKPGMMLWDLGAGSGSVGIEASLLLGPGRIVAVEKDAGRVARIRANARRFGVYNHETIQAELPRGLADLPPPDRIFVGGGGRDLAVIVQAAVACLKPGGALVANVVLLDNLNCILAVLEAAGHEVEVVQLQVSRGTAMPWSMRLEAHNPVWIIRGMERKAG, from the coding sequence ATGAACAATGTCTATGTGATCGGCATGGGCGTGTCGGCCAGCGACCTGACGGAAGCCCACCTGGCGATCATTCGTGAGGCTGATCTGCTGGTCGGCGGCCGGCGCCACCTCGATCGGTTTAAGGATTTGCCGGCGGAAAAGCGGCCCATCGACGGGCGCGTGTCCGAGACCCTGGCGTGCATCCGCGCGGCCATGGTCCATCGCCGCGTGGTCGTGCTGGCCTCGGGCGATCCGCTTCTCCATGGCATCGGCAGCCGTATCGCAGAGGAGATCGGCCGGGAGCGGGTGACGGTGCTGCCCAATGTCTCGTCGATCGCGGCCGCCTTCGCCCGCATCGGACAATCGTGGGCCGGGGCCAGAGTGGTGAGTCTGCACGGCCGGGACAGCCGTTTCGAACTGCTGGCGGCGCTGAAATCATGGCAACCGGTTGCCGTCTTGACCGACCCGCAGAGGACGCCCGGCTGGCTGGCCGCCTGGTTGCGGGAAACAGGCGTGGATCATGTGGATATGGCGGTGTTCGAACGATTGGGAGACGCCTGCGAGCAGGTCGGCTGGTACCCGTTGGACCAGGCCGCGGACCGCCGGTTTGCCGAGCCGAATCTTGTCGTCTTGAAACCCGGCCCGGAATGCCGGACGATCGCCGACCCACTGGTCCTCGGCATGTCCGAGCAGGCTTACGCCCACGAACAGGGATTGATCACCAAGGCGGAGGTGCGCGCCGTAACCCTGGCTAAGCTGGCGCTGAAACCGGGCATGATGCTGTGGGACCTTGGAGCGGGTAGCGGGTCGGTGGGCATCGAGGCGTCGTTGCTGCTCGGCCCGGGGCGCATCGTGGCCGTGGAAAAGGACGCCGGGCGGGTGGCGCGCATTCGCGCCAACGCCCGGCGTTTCGGGGTGTACAATCATGAAACGATCCAGGCCGAACTGCCCCGGGGGCTGGCCGATCTGCCTCCGCCGGATCGGATCTTCGTGGGTGGTGGCGGACGAGATCTGGCGGTTATCGTGCAGGCGGCCGTCGCTTGCCTGAAGCCGGGAGGTGCCCTGGTGGCCAATGTTGTGCTGCTGGACAACCTGAATTGCATCCTGGCGGTCCTGGAAGCGGCCGGCCATGAGGTCGAAGTGGTTCAGCTGCAGGTCAGCCGCGGCACGGCCATGCCCTGGAGCATGCGCCTGGAGGCCCACAACCCGGTGTGGATCATTCGCGGCATGGAAAGGAAGGCAGGGTGA
- a CDS encoding threonine-phosphate decarboxylase, whose protein sequence is MIQGHGGNVYGLADRLGCRPDEIADVSSNINPLGPPPGVLDHLREQMATVCALPEVDSRTIEMSMARYLGVDPRTVVAGAGTTQFIYAMFGILASRRVLIVGPTYADYADACRSAELPFEHLLATPEDRFRVDLEGLDRMAGRADTVVICNPNNPTGVLLPRSVLLDLCRRYPETRFVIDESYLGFVPDADAVTLAACGLNNVIVLHSFSKLFRLPGLRIGFLIAAPVLAERFRNARVPWSLNSLSQAAVAFITTRSESTARFVDESCAYIIRERTLFFDQLSGEAGLKLYPSRTTFFLVESPPGLDAPTIWERFARERVLVRDCSNFFGLGERFVRIAVNQPDVNRKVVGLLSALACR, encoded by the coding sequence ATGATCCAGGGCCACGGGGGAAATGTATACGGCCTCGCCGACCGACTCGGTTGCCGGCCCGATGAGATTGCCGATGTGAGCAGCAACATCAATCCGCTGGGCCCCCCGCCCGGGGTGCTCGACCACCTGCGAGAGCAGATGGCCACGGTTTGTGCGCTGCCGGAAGTCGACAGCCGCACCATCGAGATGTCGATGGCGCGCTACCTGGGCGTCGATCCACGAACGGTCGTGGCCGGTGCCGGCACGACCCAGTTCATCTATGCGATGTTCGGGATATTGGCCTCTCGCCGGGTGCTGATCGTCGGTCCGACTTACGCCGATTATGCGGATGCATGCCGTTCGGCCGAATTGCCGTTCGAGCACCTGCTGGCCACGCCCGAGGATCGATTTCGAGTCGATCTGGAAGGGCTCGATCGAATGGCCGGCAGGGCCGATACGGTGGTGATCTGCAACCCCAACAATCCGACCGGCGTGTTGCTGCCGAGGTCCGTGCTGCTCGACTTGTGTCGTCGGTATCCCGAAACGCGCTTTGTCATCGACGAATCCTATCTGGGCTTTGTGCCCGATGCCGATGCGGTGACCCTGGCGGCCTGTGGACTGAACAATGTCATTGTCCTGCATTCATTTTCCAAGCTTTTCCGGCTCCCTGGCCTGCGTATCGGTTTTTTGATCGCCGCTCCCGTGTTGGCCGAACGCTTTCGAAACGCCCGGGTGCCCTGGAGCCTCAACAGTCTCTCCCAGGCGGCGGTGGCCTTTATAACCACCCGTTCCGAATCGACCGCCCGGTTCGTGGACGAGAGCTGTGCATATATCATTCGCGAGCGAACCCTGTTTTTCGATCAGTTAAGCGGCGAAGCGGGCCTGAAGCTCTACCCGAGCCGGACGACCTTCTTCCTGGTGGAGTCGCCCCCCGGTCTCGATGCTCCCACGATTTGGGAACGCTTTGCGCGGGAACGGGTTCTCGTTCGCGACTGCAGCAATTTCTTCGGACTGGGAGAACGATTCGTCCGTATTGCCGTCAATCAACCCGACGTCAATCGAAAGGTGGTGGGTTTGCTTTCGGCATTGGCGTGTCGGTGA
- the cobM gene encoding precorrin-4 C(11)-methyltransferase, with amino-acid sequence MKHPKHPIIFCGAGPGDPELITIKGQKALAAADLVLYAGSLVPEALLAWAPETAERISSADLDLEQIIAIMAETHAAGRKVVRLHTGDPSLYGAIGEQMAALRVRDIPYRVIPGVTAAFAAAAAMGIEYTLPERTQTLILTRIAGRTPVPEAESLASLARHGASLVIYLSMGRIDEAAQVLSRTYGSEAPCAVACCVSHPEERILRTRVADLAETARTAAIDRLAVILIGPALEDPDALASLRSRLYDPEFAHGYRTA; translated from the coding sequence GTGAAGCATCCGAAACATCCGATCATCTTTTGCGGCGCCGGGCCCGGGGACCCCGAGCTGATCACGATCAAGGGGCAGAAGGCCCTGGCCGCGGCCGACCTGGTGCTCTACGCCGGATCGCTGGTGCCCGAAGCACTGCTGGCCTGGGCGCCTGAAACGGCCGAGCGCATCAGCAGCGCGGACCTGGATCTGGAACAGATCATCGCCATCATGGCCGAGACGCACGCGGCCGGCCGCAAGGTGGTGCGGCTGCACACCGGCGATCCGAGCCTGTATGGCGCCATCGGAGAGCAGATGGCGGCCCTGCGGGTCCGGGACATTCCCTATCGCGTGATTCCCGGGGTCACGGCCGCTTTCGCGGCCGCCGCGGCCATGGGCATCGAGTACACCCTCCCGGAACGCACCCAGACCCTGATCCTGACTCGCATCGCCGGGCGCACGCCCGTGCCCGAAGCGGAATCGCTCGCTTCGCTGGCCCGCCACGGTGCGTCGCTGGTCATCTATTTGAGCATGGGCCGGATCGACGAGGCGGCGCAGGTGCTGTCACGCACCTACGGATCCGAGGCGCCCTGCGCCGTGGCCTGTTGCGTGAGTCATCCCGAAGAGCGGATTCTGCGGACCCGGGTTGCCGACCTGGCAGAGACGGCCCGGACCGCGGCCATCGATCGGCTGGCGGTGATTCTGATCGGGCCCGCCCTCGAAGATCCCGATGCGCTGGCCTCCCTGCGCTCGCGTCTTTATGATCCGGAATTCGCACATGGCTACCGAACCGCATGA
- the cbiD gene encoding cobalt-precorrin-5B (C(1))-methyltransferase CbiD, which produces MHTGSGKRLRCGFTTGVAAAAAVKAAMGCLLQGFCPQRVPIGLPTGETLQITVHACHRPDAGSAVCTVIKDAGDDPDITHGAEIGARVAWHPGPTTPAVTVKGGTGVGRVTRPGLEVPVGDAAINPVPLAMIRAAALDSMAAAGVCGHAEVEIFIPRGEELARHTLNERLGIIGGISILGTTGIVRPLSHEAYTATIRAAVSVARTSGLTEAVMTTGRRSERFAQQLWPHRPAYAFVQIGDYFADGLEMAADQGLEQVTLAVFLGKALKMAMGLPHTHARTARLTLERLGRWTVETTGDLDLARRVVRANTAREAFDLFADDHPDLIARVGSELIRTAAGFAAGRLKVRAVIFDFQGQVRFDGFEKSRCQTAP; this is translated from the coding sequence ATGCATACCGGGAGTGGCAAACGGCTGCGTTGCGGTTTCACGACCGGTGTGGCCGCGGCCGCTGCGGTGAAAGCGGCCATGGGCTGCCTGCTGCAGGGCTTTTGCCCACAAAGGGTGCCCATCGGTCTGCCGACCGGAGAGACGCTTCAGATCACGGTGCATGCCTGTCACCGACCGGATGCCGGCTCGGCCGTCTGTACGGTGATCAAGGATGCCGGTGACGATCCGGACATCACGCACGGGGCCGAGATCGGCGCACGGGTGGCGTGGCATCCCGGCCCAACGACGCCTGCGGTGACCGTGAAAGGGGGAACCGGTGTGGGACGGGTCACCCGGCCGGGCCTGGAGGTGCCGGTGGGCGACGCGGCCATCAACCCTGTACCGCTTGCGATGATTCGCGCGGCGGCGCTCGACAGTATGGCGGCCGCGGGTGTCTGCGGCCATGCCGAGGTCGAGATTTTCATACCCAGGGGAGAGGAATTGGCCCGGCATACGCTCAACGAAAGGCTTGGGATCATCGGCGGCATATCGATCCTGGGGACCACCGGCATCGTGCGGCCGCTCTCTCACGAGGCATATACGGCCACCATTCGCGCGGCCGTTTCGGTGGCGCGGACCAGCGGATTGACAGAGGCGGTGATGACCACGGGCCGGCGCAGCGAACGATTCGCCCAGCAACTGTGGCCGCATCGGCCGGCGTACGCCTTCGTGCAGATCGGCGACTATTTTGCCGACGGCCTGGAGATGGCCGCCGACCAGGGGTTGGAGCAGGTCACCCTGGCGGTTTTTTTAGGAAAGGCCCTGAAAATGGCCATGGGACTGCCCCACACCCATGCCCGTACGGCCCGGTTGACATTAGAGCGGCTGGGGCGCTGGACGGTCGAGACGACCGGGGATCTGGATCTGGCACGTCGGGTGGTCCGCGCCAATACGGCGCGGGAGGCCTTCGACCTGTTCGCCGACGATCACCCGGACTTGATTGCCCGGGTGGGATCCGAGTTGATCCGGACGGCGGCGGGTTTTGCCGCCGGACGGCTGAAGGTCAGGGCGGTCATCTTCGATTTTCAAGGGCAGGTAAGGTTTGATGGATTCGAAAAAAGCCGTTGCCAGACGGCGCCGTAA
- a CDS encoding precorrin-8X methylmutase, which translates to MTPQEIEAESFAIIDREAGPHRFGADEWSIVRRMIHTTADFDYLTDVRMHPRAVASGVAALRAGCAVFTDTRMALAGIRRRDLDWLGGRASCLIAEDEIARKALAAGTTRAEAAVDAVVDRLDGAIYVVGNAPTALLRLMVLIQQGRAAPALVVGLPVGFVNAAESKAELPAAGVPYITNVGRKGGSNVAAAVVNALIGLALAGSREHAEAGSWSARGAEG; encoded by the coding sequence ATGACACCACAGGAGATCGAAGCCGAGAGTTTCGCGATCATCGATCGGGAGGCAGGGCCGCATCGGTTCGGGGCCGACGAGTGGTCGATCGTGAGACGCATGATCCACACCACGGCCGATTTCGATTACTTGACCGACGTCCGCATGCATCCCCGGGCCGTGGCATCCGGTGTGGCCGCCCTGCGTGCCGGGTGCGCGGTGTTCACCGACACCCGGATGGCGCTGGCCGGAATTCGCCGCCGTGACCTGGACTGGTTGGGTGGGCGTGCCTCTTGTCTGATTGCCGAAGATGAGATCGCCCGCAAGGCCCTTGCCGCCGGAACGACCCGGGCCGAGGCGGCGGTGGACGCTGTGGTCGATCGGCTGGACGGCGCCATCTATGTGGTCGGCAATGCGCCCACCGCCCTGCTGCGTCTCATGGTGCTGATCCAGCAGGGACGAGCCGCGCCGGCCCTGGTGGTCGGCCTGCCCGTGGGATTTGTCAATGCGGCTGAATCCAAGGCCGAGCTGCCGGCCGCGGGCGTGCCCTATATCACCAATGTCGGCCGCAAGGGAGGCTCCAATGTGGCGGCGGCGGTGGTCAATGCGTTGATCGGCCTGGCGCTCGCCGGCAGCCGGGAACACGCCGAGGCCGGGTCATGGTCGGCGCGTGGGGCAGAGGGATAA
- the cobJ gene encoding precorrin-3B C(17)-methyltransferase — MVGTGPGHIDHLSQRAREVLAQSDTIVGYGTYIDLIRPLIGDREVVRTGMTREVERVTAAIERAMDGRRVALVSSGDPGIYAMAGLVLEICAARGIAAGPARENEATDSLCIEVVPGIPAMCAGAALLGAPLTHDFATISLSDLLTPWETIERRIAAAARADFVIVFYNPKSRRRDWQLARARDIILESRDGRTPVGIVTAAQRPGQQIHITTLDRLQAAPVDMQTIVFVGNLSTRTFGEFMFTPRGYAHKYAIDG, encoded by the coding sequence GTGGTCGGCACCGGTCCCGGCCACATCGATCATCTTTCCCAGCGCGCGCGGGAAGTGCTTGCCCAGTCCGACACCATTGTCGGGTATGGCACCTACATCGACCTGATCCGGCCGTTGATCGGCGATCGGGAGGTGGTCCGCACCGGCATGACCCGTGAGGTCGAGCGCGTGACGGCGGCCATCGAGCGTGCCATGGACGGCCGCCGGGTGGCCCTGGTCTCCAGCGGCGACCCGGGCATCTATGCCATGGCCGGCCTGGTACTGGAGATCTGCGCGGCGCGGGGCATCGCGGCCGGCCCGGCCCGAGAAAACGAGGCGACCGACAGCCTTTGCATCGAGGTAGTGCCGGGCATTCCGGCCATGTGCGCCGGCGCTGCCCTGCTGGGGGCGCCGCTGACCCACGATTTCGCGACCATCAGCCTGAGCGACCTGCTCACCCCCTGGGAAACTATCGAAAGGCGCATTGCGGCGGCGGCCCGAGCCGATTTCGTGATCGTGTTCTACAACCCCAAGAGCCGGCGGCGGGACTGGCAATTGGCGCGCGCCAGGGATATTATCCTCGAAAGCCGGGACGGCCGCACACCGGTGGGTATCGTGACGGCCGCCCAGCGGCCTGGGCAGCAGATCCATATCACGACCCTGGATCGGCTGCAGGCCGCGCCGGTGGATATGCAGACCATCGTGTTCGTGGGCAACCTCAGCACCCGGACATTTGGGGAGTTCATGTTCACGCCGAGGGGATATGCGCACAAGTATGCCATCGATGGATGA
- a CDS encoding cobyric acid synthase, translating into MDAKAACIAILGTGSDVGKSVVATALCRHYARQGVRVAPFKAQNMSNNSGVTPDGLEMGRAQIVQAEAAGIAPHVDMNPILLKPTSEVGAQVVVLGQARMNAAARVYHEQKEQLFGVACAALDRLRRRFDLIVMEGAGSCAEVNLMDRDIVNLAMAGYADAPVILVADIHRGGVFAQIVGTLACLPEERRRPIAGVIVNRFRGDIEMFRDGISWIEAQIHRPVIGVLPWFSAFTIEAEDAVIIERPETVAGEGPCIGVIRLPHISNFTDFDPLARLDGVTLVYLYRPRPLDRFSAVILPGSKNTRSDLDWLAASGWREAIRAYHDKGGHLLGICGGYQMLGTAVRDPDGIEGRPGSTPGLGLLAMETELKAPKTTTRTRFAWDDEVGLGYEIHMGQTRCTGGRSLLRILARNGAACDDRDGCIGDDGRVLGTYVHGWFDSPAIMKRWLGGVGLDRIRVAALPGPAAREQAYEALADHAGRYLDMRIVDDLVYRSGSENGRGSGQRSLQCGRAGEGVG; encoded by the coding sequence ATGGACGCCAAGGCCGCCTGTATCGCGATACTGGGCACCGGATCGGACGTGGGCAAGAGCGTCGTGGCCACGGCGTTGTGCCGCCATTATGCGCGGCAAGGGGTCAGGGTGGCGCCGTTCAAGGCGCAGAACATGTCCAACAATTCGGGGGTGACCCCCGACGGGTTGGAGATGGGGCGGGCCCAGATCGTACAAGCCGAAGCGGCCGGCATCGCCCCGCACGTGGACATGAATCCCATCCTGCTCAAGCCCACCAGCGAGGTCGGCGCGCAGGTGGTGGTGCTCGGCCAGGCCCGCATGAATGCCGCGGCCAGGGTGTACCACGAGCAGAAGGAGCAGCTTTTCGGGGTGGCCTGCGCGGCCCTGGACCGACTGCGCCGCCGCTTCGACCTGATCGTCATGGAGGGGGCCGGTTCGTGCGCAGAAGTCAACCTCATGGATCGCGACATCGTCAACCTGGCCATGGCCGGTTATGCCGATGCGCCGGTCATACTGGTGGCCGACATCCACCGCGGCGGCGTATTCGCCCAGATCGTGGGCACCCTGGCCTGCCTGCCGGAAGAGCGGCGCCGGCCGATCGCCGGGGTGATCGTCAACCGGTTCCGGGGCGACATCGAGATGTTTCGCGATGGGATCTCCTGGATCGAGGCGCAAATCCACCGGCCGGTCATCGGGGTCTTGCCCTGGTTTTCGGCCTTCACCATCGAAGCAGAGGACGCCGTGATCATCGAACGGCCCGAGACCGTCGCCGGTGAGGGACCGTGCATCGGCGTGATACGGTTGCCCCACATCTCCAACTTCACCGACTTCGATCCGCTCGCGCGGCTGGATGGGGTGACCCTGGTCTATTTGTACCGGCCCCGGCCCCTCGACCGTTTTTCGGCGGTCATCCTGCCCGGTTCCAAAAATACCCGCAGTGACCTGGATTGGCTGGCGGCCAGCGGCTGGCGGGAAGCGATCCGGGCCTACCACGACAAGGGCGGGCATTTGCTGGGCATCTGCGGCGGCTACCAGATGCTCGGCACGGCCGTACGCGATCCGGACGGTATCGAAGGGCGTCCGGGCAGCACTCCCGGGCTGGGTCTGCTGGCCATGGAAACCGAGTTGAAGGCGCCTAAGACCACCACCCGCACCCGCTTTGCCTGGGACGACGAAGTGGGCCTGGGATACGAGATTCACATGGGGCAGACGCGTTGCACGGGGGGCCGTTCCCTGCTGCGGATCCTTGCCCGAAACGGCGCAGCCTGCGACGACAGGGACGGCTGCATCGGCGATGACGGCCGGGTGCTGGGCACCTATGTGCATGGATGGTTCGATTCGCCGGCCATCATGAAACGCTGGCTGGGCGGCGTCGGGTTGGACCGGATACGTGTGGCGGCCCTCCCCGGACCCGCCGCGCGCGAACAGGCCTACGAGGCGTTGGCCGACCATGCGGGACGATATCTGGATATGAGGATCGTCGATGATCTCGTCTATCGGAGTGGCTCGGAGAACGGCCGGGGCAGCGGGCAGCGTTCGTTGCAATGCGGCCGGGCAGGGGAGGGCGTGGGATGA
- a CDS encoding cobyrinate a,c-diamide synthase: MERTIKGIVVAGTHSGVGKTTMSLGLMAALRCRGLAVAPFKVGPDFIDPGHHAKVTGRAGRNLDGWMLSREANRDLFARHAAGADVAVVEGVMGLYDGYGGGDEAGSTAQMAKWLGLPVLLVVSAAGMARSAAALVQGFERFDPALAFAGVLFNRLGSRGHLDYLREAMSAYVDAPLLGGLLRDEALAMPERHLGLMTAGEHALSEAACHRLADHIESGLDLDRLLADLPDIVPADVEPVGCSISCFERVRIGVARDEAFCFYYPDNLDLLAAAGAELVTFSPLADNRLPEGLHGLYIGGGYPELHAAELAANDAMRRDILEASRAGMPVYAECGGFMYLCRELEDLAGEVHAMCGCFPFRTRMHGRLTSLGYREVRMTGPTILGGKDEVARGHEFHYSDIVDRHQWSPIATAYQVSGRSGGLAAEGYQVDRTLGSYVHLHFVSRPDCAAALVSSCRACRRERDQEEG, translated from the coding sequence GTGGAGAGAACCATCAAAGGTATCGTTGTCGCAGGTACGCATAGCGGGGTGGGCAAGACCACGATGTCCCTGGGGCTCATGGCGGCCCTGAGGTGTCGCGGGCTAGCGGTGGCACCCTTCAAGGTGGGGCCGGATTTCATCGATCCGGGCCACCACGCCAAGGTGACCGGCCGGGCCGGCCGCAACCTGGATGGCTGGATGCTCTCCCGGGAGGCCAATCGGGACCTGTTCGCCCGGCATGCGGCCGGCGCCGACGTGGCAGTGGTCGAAGGGGTCATGGGGCTGTACGATGGCTACGGTGGCGGGGATGAGGCCGGCTCCACGGCGCAGATGGCCAAGTGGCTGGGATTGCCGGTGCTCCTGGTGGTTTCCGCCGCCGGTATGGCGCGCAGCGCCGCCGCGTTGGTTCAGGGCTTCGAGCGCTTCGACCCGGCGCTGGCCTTTGCCGGCGTGCTGTTCAACCGGCTGGGCAGCCGCGGGCACCTGGATTACCTGCGAGAGGCCATGTCGGCCTATGTGGACGCACCGCTGCTGGGCGGTCTGCTGAGGGACGAGGCGCTCGCCATGCCCGAACGTCACCTGGGGTTGATGACCGCCGGCGAGCACGCCTTGTCCGAAGCGGCGTGCCATCGGCTGGCCGACCACATCGAAAGCGGTTTGGACCTGGACCGGCTGTTGGCGGACCTGCCGGACATCGTACCGGCAGACGTCGAACCGGTCGGCTGCAGCATTTCCTGTTTCGAACGGGTTCGAATCGGGGTAGCCAGGGACGAGGCGTTCTGCTTCTACTACCCGGACAATCTCGATCTTCTGGCCGCGGCCGGCGCCGAACTGGTGACGTTTTCACCGCTGGCCGACAACAGGTTGCCCGAAGGGTTGCACGGCCTCTACATCGGTGGCGGATACCCGGAGCTACATGCCGCTGAGTTGGCGGCAAACGACGCCATGCGCCGGGATATCCTGGAAGCGAGCCGGGCGGGTATGCCTGTCTATGCCGAGTGTGGCGGATTCATGTACCTGTGCCGCGAACTGGAAGATCTGGCGGGAGAGGTGCATGCCATGTGCGGCTGTTTTCCCTTTCGCACGCGGATGCATGGCCGGTTGACGTCCCTGGGCTATCGCGAGGTGCGTATGACGGGGCCGACGATTCTGGGTGGCAAGGATGAGGTGGCGCGCGGCCACGAATTTCATTATTCGGATATCGTCGACAGACACCAGTGGTCCCCAATCGCCACCGCCTACCAGGTCTCCGGAAGAAGCGGCGGGCTAGCGGCAGAGGGGTACCAGGTGGACCGCACCTTGGGAAGCTATGTTCATTTACATTTCGTAAGCCGGCCTGACTGTGCCGCGGCCCTGGTTTCGTCATGCCGCGCCTGCCGGCGGGAACGCGATCAAGAGGAGGGGTAG
- a CDS encoding cob(I)yrinic acid a,c-diamide adenosyltransferase, protein MEGYVHVYTGNGKGKTTAALGLALRAAGAGMRVYIGQFIKNADYNEIKALERFGDKITLEQFGRGCFIRGNPCEEDIAAARVGLKAIERALASGDFDVVIADEANVAYGTGLVGEEDLLALIAARRPETELVITGRNAPPAVIEKADLVTEMQEIKHYFRRGILAREGIEK, encoded by the coding sequence ATGGAAGGTTATGTGCACGTGTACACGGGTAATGGCAAAGGCAAGACCACGGCGGCCCTGGGATTGGCCCTGCGGGCGGCCGGCGCAGGGATGCGGGTCTATATCGGACAGTTCATCAAAAATGCCGATTACAATGAGATCAAGGCCCTGGAGCGATTCGGAGACAAGATTACCCTGGAACAGTTCGGCCGGGGATGCTTTATCCGCGGCAATCCTTGCGAAGAGGACATTGCCGCCGCGCGCGTAGGCCTCAAGGCCATCGAAAGGGCCTTGGCCTCCGGTGACTTCGATGTGGTCATCGCCGACGAAGCCAACGTGGCCTACGGTACCGGGCTGGTGGGCGAGGAAGACCTGCTGGCCCTGATAGCCGCCCGGCGTCCCGAGACCGAATTGGTGATCACCGGCCGCAACGCGCCCCCGGCCGTGATCGAGAAGGCCGACCTGGTGACCGAAATGCAGGAGATCAAGCACTATTTTCGACGCGGCATTCTGGCCCGCGAAGGGATCGAAAAGTAA